One Paenibacillus sp. SYP-B4298 genomic window, GCGATCGCGCGTTTTGCTCCGGTAATGAATGAGGTGAAGAAGGCAGCAGAGGCAGGCAAATATGTGCTGGGCATTTGCAATGGCTTCCAAATTCTGACCGAGGCGGGCTTGCTGCCAGGTGCGCTGCTGCGCAACAACGGCATGAAGTTCCGTTGCCACTCCGCACTGCTGGAGGTAGTGAACAGCGATACGGCGTTCACGAACCAGTATGAAGCGGGAGAGATCATCGATATTCCAATTGCACACGGTGAAGGGAACTATTACTGTGACGAGGCAACACTGGCTGAGCTGAAGGCGAACAACCAGATCGTATTCCGTTACAAGGCGGGCGCCAATCCGAATGGTTCTGTAGAAGATATAGCAGGCGTTAGCAACAAGCAGGGTAATGTAGTGGGCATGATGCCGCATCCAGAGCGCGCAGTGAACAAGCTGCTGGGCTCCGAGGACGGCAAACGGATGTTTACATCGATTTTGAATGCATGGAGGGAACAGCATGGCGCAGCAATTAACAGCTAAGGAACCGACGCCGCAGCAGATTGCCGAGCAGCAAATCTACAAGCAAATGGGCGTTACGGACAAAGAATATGAACTGATCTGCGGCTTCCTTGGCCGTCAGCCAAACTATACGGAGATTGGCGTATTCAGCGTCATGTGGTCGGAGCACTGCTCCTACAAAAACTCCAAGAACGTGCTGAGACGGTTCCCGACGACTGGCGAGAAGGTGTTGATGGGACCGGGCGAAGGCGCGGGCATCGTCGACATCGGCGACAATCAGGCGGTTGTATTCAAGATCGAATCCCATAACCACCCGTCCGCTATCGAGCCTTACCAAGGCGCTGCGACGGGTGTGGGCGGCATTATTCGCGATATTTTCTCGATGGGCGCGCGTCCTGTAGCACTGTTGAACAGCTTGCGCTTTGGTCGTCTGCAAAATGAGCGCGTGCGCTACCTGTTCGAGCATGTCGTCAGCGGCATCGCTGGCTATGGCAACTGTATTGGTATTCCGACGGTCGCGGGCGAGGTGATGTTCGACGAGAGCTATGAGGGCAACCCGCTCGTCAATGCGATGTGTGTCGGTCTGATCGACCATGACAAGATTCAACGCGGTGTCGCCAAGGGCGTAGGCAACCCCGTGTTCTATGTCGGGCCGGCTACGGGCCGCGATGGCATCCATGGCGCGACCTTCGCGTCAGAGGAGCTGACAGAGGAATCTGAAGCGAAGCGTCCGGCGGTTCAGGTAGGCGATCCGTTCATGGAGAAGCTCGTTATGGAGGCTTGTCTGGAGCTGATCGATACCGGCATCGTGCTTGGTATCCAGGATATGGGCGCAGCGGGTCTGACTTGCTCGAGCGCTGAGATGGCGTCGAAGGCAGGCAACGGCCTGGAGCTGTATCTCGATGAGGTGCCGCAGCGCGAGCCGGGCATGACCCCTTATGAGATGATGCTGTCCGAGTCGCAGGAGCGGATGCTGTTCGTGGTTGAGCCTAAGGATGAGGCGCAAGCATGCGAAATCTTCGAGCGTTGGGGTATCATCTGCGCCAAGGTCGGCAAGGTAACGGACGATGGCCGTCTGCGTCTGTTCCACAAGGGCGAGCAAGTGGCAGATATGCCGGTAACTGCGCTCGTTGACGAGTGTCCGGTATACAACAAGCCGAGCCAGGAGCCTGCATATTATGGTGAGAACGCCACGATCGACACGACGGCTTATGCAGAGGTTGCGGATCTGACCGATGCGCTGAAGCAGGTACTGGCGTCGCCAACGGTAGCAAGCAAGGAATGGGTTTATAATCAATATGACTATATGGTGCGTACCAGCACGGCGGTGCAGCCGGGCTCGGATGCGGCAGTAGTTACGGTGCCAGGTACTCGTAAGGCGCTGGCGATGACGACGGATTGCAACGGCCGCTATGTATACCTTGATCCTGAGGTGGGCGGACGGATCGCGGTTGCTGAGGCAGCGCGCAATATCGTCTGCTCCGGTGCAGAGCCACTCGCAATTACGGACAACCTGAACTTCGGCAACCCGGAGAAGCCAGAGGTGTTCTGGCAGATCGAGAAGGCGGTTGACGGTATGGCTGAGGCTTGCCGCGAGCTGAACACGCCGGTTATCGGCGGAAATGTCAGCTTGTACAATGAGAATGCCAAAGGCGCGATCTACCCGACGCCGGTCGTCGGTATGGTCGGTCTGGTGCATGATGTCGATCATATTATGACGCAAAGCTTCAAGTCTGAGGGCGACCGCATCGTACTGCTGGGTACGACCAAGGCTGAGCTGGGTGGAAGCGAGCTGCAATATGTCGTACATGGCGTAACCGAGGGACGTCCGCCTGTGCTGGATCTGGCTGAGGAGAAAAAGCTGCTTAGCGCTGTGCTGGGCGCGATTCAAAAGGGCTATGTCGCCTCGGCGCATGACCTGTCCGAGGGCGGTCTGGCAGCGGCATTGGCCGAATCCTGCATCAGCGGCAAGCTGGGAGCGCAAGTTAATATCGTAAGCGAGCTGCGCCCTGATCTGGCGCTGTTCAGTGAGAGCCAGTCGCGTATTCTGCTGACGGTGAAGCCCGAGCAGGCAGAAGTGCTGAACAACTGGTTGAATGAGCAAGGCGTGGTTCATGCCGAGATCGGCGTTGTCGAAGGAAGCGAGCTGAACATTCAAGTGAACGGCCAACCGGCTATCCAAGCGCCGGTTGAACAACTGGAGAAGGTCTGGAAGGATGCGATTCCATGTCTGATGAAGTAATACAGCTTCCAAAGCTGTGGACAGGCGACCATTACAATCAAGGCATCGGCCGGGATGATATATTTGACAAGCTTCGCGAGGAATGCGGTGTGTTCGGGGTATATGGATACCCCGACGCCTCCGCCTTGGCTTATTACGGACTGCACGCATTGCAGCACCGCGGCGAGGAGAGCTGCGGTATTGCAACCGTCGATTCCAAGAACAAGGGCTTCCATTACCACCGCGGCATGGGGCTGGTTAAGGAAGTATTCACTCAGACGCAACTGGACGAGCTGCGCGGAGACCGCGCGATCGGTCATGTTCGGTACTCGACCTCGGGATCGAGCCAACTGGCTAACGCCCAGCCGCTGATCTTCAAGTACCGGGACGGCGATCTGGCGGTAGCGACCAATGGCAATATCGTCAATGCGCCTGAGATTCGCCGCGAGCTGGAGCTGCAAGGCTCGATCTTCCAGACGACGAGCGACACAGAGGTTATTGCGCATTTGATCGCCCGCTCGTCGAAGGACTTCGTCACGGCTGCCAAGGAGGCGCTTCAACGCCTCATCGGAGGCTTTGCGTTCCTGCTGATGACCAATGACAAGCTGATCGTGGCCTCCGACCCGAACGGGCTGCGTCCGCTCACTATGGGACGGCTCGGAGAAGGCTATGTATTCGCTTCGGAGACATGCGCGCTGGAGACAGTTGGCGCGGTCTATGAGCGCGATGTGCAGCCGGGCGAGATGCTGGTGCTGGATCGCTATGGACTGACTGTGGATCGCTATGCGGCGCTGGAGCGGCGGGCGATCTGCTCGATGGAATATATTTATTTTGCTCGACCAGACTCGGATATTAACGGTATGAACCTGCATTCTGCGCGTAAGCGGATGGGCTACCAGATGGCGAAGGAATCGTTCGTTGACGCTGATGTGGTCACCGGCGTGCCGGACTCCAGCATCTCGGCAGCTATCGGCTATGCGGAGCAGACAGGCATTCCATACGAGCTGGGTCTGATCAAAAATAAATATACCGGACGCACGTTCATCCAGCCCTCACAGGAGCTGCGGGAGAAGGGCGTCAAGATGAAGCTGAGTGCGGTGCGCAAGGTTGTCGAGGGCAAGCGTGTCGTCATGATCGACGACTCGATCGTGCGTGGCACAACCTCGCGTCGTATCGTCAATCTGCTGCGGGAAGCAGGAGCGACCGAGGTGCATGTGCGCATCACATCGCCGCCGTTTGCTAACCCGTGCTACTATGGCATCGATACGCCTGACCGCAAGGAGCTGATCGCTTCCGAGAAGACGGTAGAGGAGATCTGCGAGCTGATCAATGCCGATTCGCTTGCCTTTATTACGCACAGTGGTTTTATTGAGGCTGTGGGCGGCAATGACGGAGAGTATAATCGCGGCATGTGCCTGGCTTGCTTCGACAATGATTATCCTACGATCATCAATGCGGAATCGGAGAAGAGCTGTAGCTGTTAGGGGAGTGGAAGCAAGAGGCAACATGGCTCGGACGGTCGTAAGCCATGTTGCCTGATGTGCTCCTGATGTGTACTGTGGATTAATGATGTGAATGATTGAATCGATAAGGAGTGAATCGTGTGGCTGAAGCTTACAAGCAGGCCGGGGTCGATATTGCCGCTGGCAATGAAGCGGTCGAACGGATGAAGAAACACGTGAAGACGACGTTCCGTCCAGAGGTGCTGACCGATCTGGGCGGCTTCGGCGGCCTGTTCGGATTGAATAAGGACAAGTATGAGGAGCCGGTGCTGGTCTCGGGAACGGACGGGGTAGGCACGAAGCTGAAGCTGGCGTTCGCCCTGGACAAGCATGACACCATCGGTATCGATGCGGTCGCGATGTGCGTGAACGATATTGTGGTGCAGGGCGCTGAGCCGCTGTTCTTCCTCGATTATCTTGCTTGCGGCAAGGTTGTGCCGGAGAAGATCGAAGCGATCGTTAAGGGCATCGCGGACGGCTGCGTGCAATCCGGCTGTGCGCTGATCGGTGGCGAGACAGCGGAGATGCCAGGCATGTACAGCGAGGAAGAGTACGATATTGCTGGCTTTACGGTCGGCGTTGTCGACAAGAAGAAGATCATCGACGGCAAATCGATTGCTCCTGGCGATGCGATCATCGGCCTGGCATCGAGCGGCATACATAGCAATGGCTATTCGCTGGTGCGCAAGCTGCTGCTGGAGCAGAGCGGCTATGCATTGACAGATGAACTGGCGGAGCTGGATGGCAAGCGTCTAGGGGATGTGCTGATCGAGCCGACCAAGCTGTATGTCAAGTCGGTGCTGGCGCTGATCGAGCAAGTGAAGGTCAAAGGGATGGCTCATATTACCGGCGGCGGCTTCATCGAGAATATTCCGCGTGTACTGCCTGAGGGCGTGAATGCGAGCATCGAATACGGCTCCTGGCCGATTCAGCCGATCTTCAAGCTGATGCAGGAAAAGGGCGGTATCTCCAACCGTGATATGTTCACCACCTTCAATATGGGCGTGGGCATGGTCGTCGTCGTTCCTGCCGAGCAAGCAGAGGAAGCGCTGCGCATCGCAGGCGAGCTGGGCGAGCAGGCGTATCGGATCGGTACGATTACCGAGGGCAGCCGTATCGTGACGTTCACAGGAGCGGATGTATAATGGCCGGGTTGAAAATAGCGGTCTTCGCATCAGGGCAAGGAAGCAACTTCCAGGCCCTGGCGGATGCCGTGCAGGCAGGACGGCTCGATGTCACCATCGAGCTTCTTGTTTGTGATAAGCCGCAGGCGCCTGTTGTCGGTCGTGCGGAGCGTGCAGGGATCGATACCTGGGTATTCAAGCCCAAGGATTACCCATCGCGCGAGGCGTATGAGACGGAGATTCTGGCGGAGCTGGAGCGCCGCGGCATCGAGCTGATCGTGCTGGCAGGCTACATGCGAATTATAACGCCGGTGCTGGTGGAGCCGTATTATGGGCGCATGATCAATATTCATCCGGCACTGCTGCCTTCCTTCCCTGGCGTGAATGGCATCGGTCAGGCGCTTGATTATGGGGTGAAGGTGACGGGCGTTACGGTTCATTACGTCGATGGCGGCATGGATAGCGGCCCGATCATCGCACAGCGTGTGGTGGAGGTCGCGGATAGCGATACAGAAGAAACGCTTGCCCCGCGAATTCACGCGGCGGAGCAAGCGCTCCTTCCTGGAGTGGTGCAACAGATTGCACAGGGCAAGGTGAAGCTGGACGGACGCAAAGTAATGATTACAGGCTAGCATTTATATTAAGGAGGGCGACAAGCGTTGGCGATCAAAAGAGCATTAATCAGCGTATCGGATAAGACGGGCATCGTGGAATTTTCCCGCGAGCTGTCGAAGCTTGGAGTGGAAATCGTATCGACAGGCGGCACGGCAACGTTGCTGGAGAAGGAAGGCATCCCGGTCATCGGCATCTCGGATGTGACAGGCTTCCCGGAAATTATGGATGGACGAGTGAAGACGCTGCACCCGGCAGTGCATGGCGGCTTGCTGGCTGTACGGGACAATGAGGAGCACCAAAAGGCGATGCAGGAGCTGGGGCTGCAATATATCGATCTGGTCATCGTCAATCTGTACCCGTTCCAAGAGACGATCGCGAAGCCGGATGTCACTTATGAAGACGCCATTGAAAATATCGACATCGGCGGGCCAACCATGCTGCGCTCGGCGGCGAAGAACCATGCGTTCGTCACCGTTGTCGTCGATGCGGCTGATTATGCTGGCGTGCTGGATGAGGTACGCGCAGAGGGAGACACAACGCTCGATACGCGCAAGCGTCTGGCGGCCAAAGTATTCCGCCACACCGGAGCCTATGATGCACTGATCTCCGACTATCTGTCCAAGCAGACCGGCGAGCCGCTCCCAGAGCGCTACACGGTCACGTATGAGAAGGTACAGGACCTGCGCTATGGAGAGAACCCGCATCAGAAGGCGGCCTTCTATCGCAAGCCGCTCGCGGCGCCTGGCAACATTACGACAGCGGAGCAGCTACACGGCAAGGAGCTGTCCTATAACAATATCAATGACGCCAATGCGGCGCTGGCGATCGTCAAGGAGTTCACGGAGCCTGCGGTGGTAGCGGTCAAGCATATGAACCCTTGCGGCGTCGGTATCGGCAAGGACATTCACGAAGCGTACCAAAAGGCGTATGCGGCTGACCCGACCTCGATCTTCGGTGGCATCGTGGCTGCGAACCGCACCATTGACGAGCCGACAGCGCTACTGTTGAAGGAAATTTTCCTGGAGATCATCATCGCGCCTGACTTCACGCCGCAAGCGCTGGAGATTCTGAGCGCGAAGAAAAATATTCGCTTGCTCAAGCTCGGCGAGCTGACCAGCTCCGCCGATCGCAAGCCGGAATGGCTCGTGACAAGCGTCGATGGCGGCATGCTCGTACAGGAGAGTGACGTTCACAGCATTAGCGAGGCCGATCTGAAGGTGGTAACGAATCGTCAGCCGACCGAAGAGGAAATGAAGCAGCTTCTGTTCGGCTGGAAGATCGTCAAGCATGTGAAGTCTAATGCGATCCTGCTCGCGGCAGACAATATGACCGTCGGTGTCGGCGCAGGCCAGATGAACCGTGTTGGCGCAGCACGTATCGCGATCGAGCAGGCAGCAGAGAAGGCGCAGGGCGCCATCCTGGCTTCCGATGCTTTCTTCCCGATGGGGGATACGCTGGAGCTGGCGGCAAAGGCCGGTATTACGGCTGTCATCCAGCCAGGCGGTTCGATTCGCGATGAGGAATCGATCGCTGTGGCGAATGCACATAATATTGCGATGGTCGTTACTGGCGTGCGTCATTTCAAGCATTGATCAGGGCCATTCGGGTACAGGGCAGTTTGCATACATGTCATGAACGATATAGGTCATAAATAATAAATGGCCTGAACCATTGATGGAACGAACCATCATGGAACGAACATCATGGAACGAACATCATGGAATGAACATCATGGAATGAACATCATGGAACGAAGCATGATGGAACGAAGCATGAACGAACCATGATGACGTCAGTCATGTTAGAATGAACCATGTACGGCATACATGAACACGACGGTTAACTACCGTCTGGCAACAATTGATCCGGCGTCTGTCTCTTGAGCTTGCCAAGGCTTGAGGGTCGGAGCCGGATGCTTGCATATTAAAACGGCTGCGCGGCGCTGACTAGCGCGGGTGCGTCATTTATACGATTAGGGGGGCATTATACGTGCGGATATTAGTCATTGGCGGCGGCGGCCGCGAGCATGCGATTGTCTGGGCATTGAAGAAGAGTGAGAAGGTATCGGAATTATATTGCGCGCCGGGCAATGCGGGCATCGCGCAGTTGGCAGAATGCGTGCCCATTCAGGTTGGACAATTCGAGGAGCTGATCCAGTTCTCAGTCGATCATGCGATTGATCTGGTCGTCGTGGGGCCTGATGATCCACTTGCTGATGGTATCGTTGACGCGTTCGAGGCGAAGCAGATTCCGATCTTCGGGCCGCGCAAAAATGCAGCAGAGATCGAGGGCAGCAAAATCTTCATGAAGGATCTGCTCAAGAAATACGCGATTCCAACTGCCAAATACGAGACATTCACCGATTACGAAGCGGCCAAGTCATATCTATCCGCACAGCAGACGCCGATCGTCATCAAGGCGGACGGGCTTGCTGCAGGCAAAGGGGTTACCGTCGCGTATTCGATGGAGGAGGCGCAGCAGGCTCTTGCCGATATGATGGTGAACAAGGTGTTTGGCCAGTCTGGTGACCAGGTCGTGATCGAGGAGTTTCTGGAGGGGCAGGAGATGTCCATCCTGGCCTTCGTCGATGGTGAGACGGTGCGTCCGATGGTGCCTGCACAGGATCACAAGCCGGTGTTCGACGGCGACAAAGGGCCGAACACGGGCGGCATGGGAACCTATACGCCGCTGCCGCATATCCCGCAGGCGATTATTGACGATGCCATCGAGAATATCATTAAACCGACGGCTAAGGCGATGGTGAGCGAGGGACGTCCGTTCCGCGGTGTGCTGTTCGCTGGTCTGATGATTACGAAGGATGGGGCCAAGACGATTGAATTCAATGCGCGCATGGGCGATCCAGAGACGCAGGTTGTGCTGCCGCGCTTGAAGACGGATCTGGTGGACATCATCCTCGCTGCGCTCAATGGTCGTCTGGATCAGCTTGACATTGAGTGGAGCGATGAGGCGGCAACCTGTGTTATTCTTGCCTCTGAGGGCTACCCTGCCAGTTATCCGAAGGGTCGCGCTATCAGCGGCTTGGAGGAGGCAGCGGCGCTGGAGGGCGTGCTGATCTTCCATGCAGGTACTGCCGCGTCTGACGGACAGATCGTGACTAATGGCGGCCGCGTTCTCGGCGTGGTGGGCGTAGGCAAGGATACGGAGGCCTCGCGCGAGCGCGCTTATGAAGCGGCGAAGAAGATCCATTTTGACGGCGTACACTACCGCTCGGATATTGCGCTGAAGGCGCTGCAAGGTCTGGCACAGTCCTAGTCTGTCACGTGAAGCCAGGTAAAGGATGATAGGACGAAAGAGGTGAACATGTCGGCGGAAGCTTGATGGTTCACCTTTTTTGCATTCGTATCTGGAAGGGGCGGGGAACGTCAATTTCTGTAGAAAAGCTGTTCGCGCTTGCGGTATACGAAGATCAAGGCGATCAGTATGCCCGCGATAAGCAGAACGGCCAGCCAATGAGCCGCGACCCAGTCGAGCCATGCTGTCATCTGCCGTCACCTCCTTGAATGATTCATGCCAGGTTGCAAGATAATGGTTCATCGAAGCTATAAGTAAAGAAAGGGAGCAGGCAGAGCAATGCAGCCGTTACCCGTACTTTAGATAGTATGGCTTATGCAGCGATGGAACATGTCCCAAGACAAACAGGTGGTTCCTATGGTTTAATAAGGAAATAGCATGCTTTGCATCATACATAGCGTACATATTCTAAAAGATAAGGACGGGGTGCCAACTATGGGGAAGATTCAGGGTTACCGGAGTGTGCGGATGCTGTTGCTCCTGACAGGATTGCTGCTGCTCTCAGCGTGTGCAGGGGTAGGCAAGCCACAGATGGCTCCTGTGGATAATGGGGACAAGGGAGTAATCACTCAGCCTGTCGAACCAGCTCCAGTACCGGAGCCGCCTGCCATTACAGCACCGCTGACTGGTATAGCGCTGCCAGCTACAGCACAAGGCGCAGACAGTGAGGCGATGATGCCGGAGCAACTGTCGAAGCAGCGCCCGATAGCTGTCATGATCAATAATTATAAGGCGGCGCGCCCGCAATCTGGGCTGACGCATGCGGATATTGTATGGGAGGTGCTCGCTGAGGGCGGGATTACGCGACTTGTTGCGATCTTCCAAAGCGACAATACATCAGAGACGATCGGCCCGATCCGCAGTATTCGTCCCTACTTGATCGAGATGGGCGAGATGTACAATGCGGTGCTGGTTCATGCCGGGGCAAGCAATGACGGCTATGCCATCCTGCAGCAGCAGCGCAAGCAGCATCTGGATGAGATCTCCAATGCTGGCCCGTTCTTCTGGCGGGAAAGCTTCCGCAAGGCGCCGCATAATCTGTATTCCAATCTGGAGAAGATGCGCGCTGGAGCCGAGCAGAAGAAATATCCGCAGGACGTTGCGATACCCGCGATGAAATTTATATCGCTTCCAGGTGCAGCGGTGGCGGTATCAGGTTCAGGTACAAATACAGGCCCGGTATCAGGTACAGGCTCGGGCTCAGGTTCAGGTTCAGGTGAGGCTCTTCCGTCGGCATCTGGGGGCGCTGCTCAGCAAGATATTGCAGGCGATGGTGCGGTTCGTGGCACTGTGGCGCAATCTGGCGAAGGTACACCGTCTGCTGGAAGCCCGACTGGCGCGGGTCATGCCGGAGCAGGCGACCAAGGGGCAGGCCGAGCAGCCAGCTCTGGCGATACGGGTGAAGAAGGCTCCACAAAAAGCACAGATGTGGCGCCAACCGCTAGCGTAGTGCTTCCGGGGGGCGAGACGGCCAAGCAGCTTGAGATTTATTTTTCTCTGAAAAATTACCGGGTATCCTACACCTATGACGACCAAAAGCAGTTGTATTACCGATTCGTCAACAAGGAAGCGCATATCGATCTCAACAACGAGGAGCAGCTAAGCGCTACGAATCTGGTTGTGCTCGGTACGAAGCATCGGACACTCGATGATGTGGGGCGACTGTCGGTAGATCTGGATAGCGGCGGGCCTGCGATGCTGTTCCAGCAAGGGCGGATGGTGGATTGCGAATGGGCAAGGGCAAGTGATGATATTATTCGGCTGTATAAGGATGGTCAGGAGCTGCCATTTATACCTGGGAAGACGTATTACCATATCGTACCTCTCACCCCATCGTTTGAGGATCATGTTACTTATGGATAGGGACAGAGAGATTGGCACACAATGAAGGTGCAGCGTGCTGCGCCTTTTTGTTATTCTGGAGCAGCTTGCAGTGCTGCCTTCTGCTGATGGACAGGGCATTGATTTGTTCGTTTGGTGTAAAAACAAGGAAATTATATTGTAAATCTCTGTTTTAGGTGTTAATAAAAAGTTTACACTGCGTTGACACTTGTCGGGAAAACTCGAAATTCACAGAAAATTTTTAGCTGGCGTTGACACTGGCTTAACAAATATAGTTTAAAGTATGTTAAGATAAGTTTCGGCTGGTTAGCTTGGAAACAGGAAAGATCTGCCGATATTTTATGCTGAAAATTTATTCTATGCTCACTGCAAAGGGGATTTCTGAAGGTGAAGAAGAAAAAAAATATATTTTTCAAGACGCTTGAGGACATGGCGGATACGATTGTCGAAGCTGTCGAACATTTTTCGGCAAATGTAGCGAATCTGAAAGATGTGACGGTATTCGCCAAGGAAATGAAGGAGTTCGAATCCAAGTGTGACCGGTATGTACATACGGTGCTGATCGAGCTGAACAAAACGTTCATCACCCCGATCGAGCGTGAGGACATTATGGCGCTGACGACACTGCTGGATGATGTGCTGGATGGCATCGAGGCGTGCGCGTCCCGATTCGAGATGTATCAGATTCAGGAGCCGGATGAGTATGTCATTCTATTCGCAGATAATCTGGTGCGCAGCGCTCATCAGATCAAGAAGGCGATCTATCTGCTGAGCGAGAAGAAGCTGCTGGCGATCCGTGAACCGGCGATTGCCATCAACGAGCTGGAGAACCAGGCGGATGATCTGCTGCGCGTCTGTGTGAAAAGCCTGTTCGCTACGGAGAAGGACCCGATTGAGCTGATCAAGCGTAAGGAAATCTACGAGCGGCTGGAGCAGACAACGGACTGTTGTGAAGATGTCGCTAATATGCTGGAATCAATTGTTATGAGAAACAGCTAAAAGCGAGGGGCAACCATTTATGGATTCAGTTTTTATCATTATGTGTATTGTTGTATTCCTGGCGCTGGCGTTTGATTTTATTAACGGATTTCATGACACGGCCAATGCGATTGCTACGTCTGTATCCACCAGAGCGCTATCTCCAAGGGTTGCGATTCTGCTGGCATCCAGCATGAACTTCGTCGGCGCGTTGACCTTCACTGGCGTTGCGAAGACGATCGGCGGCAGTGTAGCTGATCCGACTACACTAGTGCACGGCGAGCAGATCGTTATTGCGGCGCTGGTGGCGGCGATTATATGGAACCTGCTGACATGGTGGTTCGGTATCCCGTCGTCGTCATCTCATGCGCTGATTGGCGCGCTCGCTGGTGCAGTTATCGGAGCTGCGGGAATCGCGGGCATTAATGGCGGAGGGTTCACCAGCATTATTCAAGGCTTGATTCTGTCACCGCTGATTGCCTTCTCGCTCGGCTTTACAGTGATGTGGTTACTGAAGAAAATCTTCGCCAACAGCAGCCCGCATCTGGTCAACAAGGGCTTCCGTACAGGCCAGATTTTCACGGCGGCCTTCCAATCGTTCACGCACGGCACCAATGACGCGCAAAAGGCAATGGGGATTATCACCTTTGCCCTCGTCGCGGCCAAGGTGCAGGATAATCTGGATGTTCCGCTATGGGTCAAGCTGTCTGCGGCTACGGCGATGGCGCTAGGTACCTCGGTGGGCGGCTGGAAGATCATCAAGACGATGGGAACGAAAATCTTCAAGATTGAACCGATTAACGGCTTCGCGGCGGATGCTGCGTCTGCGGCGGTTATTCTGACAGCGACGTTAACGCACTTCCCTGTCAGTACGACGCATACCATTACGTCCTCGATTCTCGGGGTAGGCAGCGCCAAGCGCTTCTCCAGTGTGAAATGGTCGGTCGCTGGTCGGATCGTCATTGCGTGGGT contains:
- a CDS encoding DUF47 domain-containing protein translates to MADTIVEAVEHFSANVANLKDVTVFAKEMKEFESKCDRYVHTVLIELNKTFITPIEREDIMALTTLLDDVLDGIEACASRFEMYQIQEPDEYVILFADNLVRSAHQIKKAIYLLSEKKLLAIREPAIAINELENQADDLLRVCVKSLFATEKDPIELIKRKEIYERLEQTTDCCEDVANMLESIVMRNS
- a CDS encoding DUF3048 domain-containing protein: MGKIQGYRSVRMLLLLTGLLLLSACAGVGKPQMAPVDNGDKGVITQPVEPAPVPEPPAITAPLTGIALPATAQGADSEAMMPEQLSKQRPIAVMINNYKAARPQSGLTHADIVWEVLAEGGITRLVAIFQSDNTSETIGPIRSIRPYLIEMGEMYNAVLVHAGASNDGYAILQQQRKQHLDEISNAGPFFWRESFRKAPHNLYSNLEKMRAGAEQKKYPQDVAIPAMKFISLPGAAVAVSGSGTNTGPVSGTGSGSGSGSGEALPSASGGAAQQDIAGDGAVRGTVAQSGEGTPSAGSPTGAGHAGAGDQGAGRAASSGDTGEEGSTKSTDVAPTASVVLPGGETAKQLEIYFSLKNYRVSYTYDDQKQLYYRFVNKEAHIDLNNEEQLSATNLVVLGTKHRTLDDVGRLSVDLDSGGPAMLFQQGRMVDCEWARASDDIIRLYKDGQELPFIPGKTYYHIVPLTPSFEDHVTYG
- a CDS encoding inorganic phosphate transporter, whose protein sequence is MDSVFIIMCIVVFLALAFDFINGFHDTANAIATSVSTRALSPRVAILLASSMNFVGALTFTGVAKTIGGSVADPTTLVHGEQIVIAALVAAIIWNLLTWWFGIPSSSSHALIGALAGAVIGAAGIAGINGGGFTSIIQGLILSPLIAFSLGFTVMWLLKKIFANSSPHLVNKGFRTGQIFTAAFQSFTHGTNDAQKAMGIITFALVAAKVQDNLDVPLWVKLSAATAMALGTSVGGWKIIKTMGTKIFKIEPINGFAADAASAAVILTATLTHFPVSTTHTITSSILGVGSAKRFSSVKWSVAGRIVIAWVITIPISMVLGAVLFKLIEWIWL
- the purD gene encoding phosphoribosylamine--glycine ligase; translation: MRILVIGGGGREHAIVWALKKSEKVSELYCAPGNAGIAQLAECVPIQVGQFEELIQFSVDHAIDLVVVGPDDPLADGIVDAFEAKQIPIFGPRKNAAEIEGSKIFMKDLLKKYAIPTAKYETFTDYEAAKSYLSAQQTPIVIKADGLAAGKGVTVAYSMEEAQQALADMMVNKVFGQSGDQVVIEEFLEGQEMSILAFVDGETVRPMVPAQDHKPVFDGDKGPNTGGMGTYTPLPHIPQAIIDDAIENIIKPTAKAMVSEGRPFRGVLFAGLMITKDGAKTIEFNARMGDPETQVVLPRLKTDLVDIILAALNGRLDQLDIEWSDEAATCVILASEGYPASYPKGRAISGLEEAAALEGVLIFHAGTAASDGQIVTNGGRVLGVVGVGKDTEASRERAYEAAKKIHFDGVHYRSDIALKALQGLAQS